ACAACAATATATAAAAAAGATCTATTAATAAAAAACCAAATTTCTTATCCTGAAGAGTACAAACATGGAGAAGATCAATTTTTTGAAATTTTAGCTTTATTAAATAGCGAAAAAGTAGTAAGTGTAAGTATGACCTTAGCTAATTATTATATAAATCAAAATTCTATCACAAGAAATGTTGGAATAGAGATCATAGATTCTGTAAAAATATTTTGGGAACTAAAAAAATATTTGGATAATATTAAACAAGAAGATAATAAAATAATAGAAATATTAAATATAATTGAAAATTATAAAATTCCATATTTAACAGTAAGAGCAATGATAAAGCTTTCTCCTAAAAATGAAGAATATTATAAAGCTTTAAGCTTTTTGTATAGAGAAGAATTGATATTAAAAAATATTTCTATTCTGGATAAAACACATAAAAAACGAATTGTATACTTTTTATATCAACTATTAAAAAAGCATCCTAAATTGTTTAAATTGTTTTTTTCATTATTAATATCTTTATTCGGTGAAAAAATTTTTTATAAGTATATTTAGATATAAGAATTAGATTTAATTGGATTTGACCGCTAAAAGTGGGCACCAAAAAGTTAACAAAGGAATAGTATAATAAAACCAGAAAGAAGGTGACCACATGAGTAAAAATGGGAAAAGGTATAATGCTGAATTTAAAGAGCAAATAGTAAAAATTACATGAAATCATTTTTCCTTTCATTCAATAATAAAGAAAGAAGAAATATATGTAAAAAACTATAAAACCTTTGAAGAAGCAAAAATAAGAATCTTTGAATATATAGAATCATTCTACAACAGAAAAAGAATACACAGTTCAATAAATTATCTGACTTCACAGGAAAAAGAAGATGAAGCTCTAAAATCGTTAAAAAAAGTAACATTAAAATGCTATTTTTTAGTTAAACTTAGACTGTCCACTATTTTGGGGTAAGTGTAAGTAATATTAAAAATTAGCTACATATATTTTATTAATTTTAATTGTAAAAATCTGAATAGGATGATTTTAAAACTGACAATAAAAATTCTTATTTATACATAACTTATTACGTGAGGGAGTTAAAATGAAAAAAAGAGCAACTATAAAAATTTTTGGTGGTTTAGGCAATCAATTATTTCAATATTTTTTTAGTAAATATTTAAAAAATAAATACCAGTTTGATATAGATTATGACTTTAAATGGTTTCTAAGAAAAGAATTTGGGAATATCAAACAAAATTTATTATTAAAAAAATTAGTAAATGAAAATTTTGAAGATACACAAATATATCCATTATTTAATTTAAGATATTTAAATAGAATGTCATATCCAATAAAAAAATTTTTTAATTTTTTCGATTTTAATTATAAATATATTTTTGAAAATGATTTTGAAATTAAAAATATAAAGTCCATAAATATTAATAAAAAAGTATATTTCTATGGATATTGGCAAAAAAAAGAATATGTTGATTCACAAAAAAATATAATTAAAGAAATAGGTAAAAACTTGCTTAGATATGCGTATAATAAAAATATATACGAAGAAATCATAGAATCCAATTCAATTTTTATTCATATTAGACGAGGAGATTACTTAAATAAAAAAAATTATAGAAGATTTGGTAATATTTGTACAGAAGATTATTATTTACAAGCAATAAAATTTTTCTTAAAAAATTATTATTTCAGCAATCTTCAATTTTTTATTTTTAGTAATGATAAAGAATGGAGTAAAAATTTTATAATGCAAAATTTTAGCAAAGTTCAAGGAAAATTTAAAATTATATATGGGAAAGATCCTCTTGAAGATTTAGCTTTAATGTCTATATGTAAAAATTCTATAATTGCAAATAGTTCTTTTAGTTGGTGGGGAGTAAAATTAAATGAAAAAAAAGAAATAGTAATTTCACCTTCGAAATGGATTAACAAAAATATAAAAAATATAGATTTAATTTATGATTCATGGCTTAAGATAAACAATAAAGGAGAGATCATATGAAAACCGCAATAATAACCGGAATAACAGGACAGGATGGAAGCTATCTAGCAGAGTATTTATTAGAAAAAGGATATGAAGTGCATGGCTTTATCAGAAGATCAAGTAGTTTCAATACAAAAAGAATAGACCATTTATATAAAGACCCACATGAAAAAAATACAAAATTATTTCTTCATTATAATGACTTAACGGACTCAACAAATATAATAAGATTAATACAACAAATTCAACCAGATGAAATATATAATTTAGCAGCACAAAGTCATGTAAAAGTAAGTTTTGAATTACCAGAATATACAGCAAATTCAGATGCTCTTGGAACATTAAGAATATTAGAAGCAATACATTTACTTGGATTAGAAAAAAAAGTAAAGTTCTATCAAGCAAGTACATCTGAATTATATGGAAAAGTACAGGAAATCCCTCAAAACGAAAAAACACCTTTTTATCCAAGAAGTCCATATGCAGCAGCGAAATTATATGCATATTGGATAACAGTAAATTACAGAGAAGCATATAACATGTTTGCATGTAATGGAATACTATTTAATCATGAGTCAGAAAGAAGAGGAGAAACATTTGTAACAAGAAAAATAACAAGAGCAGCAACAAGGATATTAGTAGGAAATCAGAAAAAACTATACCTTGGTAATTTAAGTGCCAAAAGAGACTGGGGATATGCAAAAGATTATGTAAAAGGAATGTGGATGATACTACAACAAGAAAGACCAGATGATTATGTATTAGCCACAGGAGAAACACATGAAGTAAGGGAATTCTGTGAAAAAACATTTGAAAACCTTGGAATAGAAATAAAATGGCAAGGCGAAGGAATAAACGAAAAGGGAATAATCAAAAAAATAGATAGAAACAAAACAAAAGAAATAATAGAGAAACTAAAAGAAAAACATCCAGATTTAAAAGAATTTGAAATAAATACAGAACATCTAAAAGAAGGACAGGAAATAATAGCAGTAGATCCAAAATACTTCAGGCCAACAGAAGTAGATATATTACTTGGAGATCCAACAAAAGCAAAAAAACAATTAGACTGGAAACCAGAAACAAGCTTTGAAGAATTGGTAAAAATAATGACAGAATATGATTTAGGATTGGCAATAAAAGAAAAGCACAGAAACGAATGGATAAAAGAATAATAACAAAATAAAAAATAGAAAAAATAACAAATAATAATCAATAACAACTAAAATAAACTAAGGGGATGAATGAGTTGGAAAAACATGCAAAAATATACGTAGCTGGTCATAGGGGATTAGTAGGATCGGCAATAATGAAAAAACTAAAAGAAAAAGGATATACAAACATAATAACAAGAACACATAAAGAATTAGATTTAACAGACCAAAAAGCTACAAAAGAATTCTTTGAAAAAGAAAAACCAGAATACGTATTCCTAGCAGCAGCAAAAGTAGGAGGGATACTTGCAAATGACACATACAAAGCAGATTTTATATATCAAAACATAATGATAGCAGCAAACGTAATAGAAGCATCATATAAATATGGAGTAAAAAAACTACTAAATCTTGGCTCATCATGTATATATCCAAAATATGCAAAACAACCAATGAAAGAAGAATATCTATTAACAGGAGAACTAGAACCAACAAACGAACCATATGCAATAGCAAAAATATCAGCAATAAAAATGGTAAGATATTTCAACGAACAATATGGAACAAACTTCATGAGCGTAATGCCAACAAATCTATATGGACCAAATGACAACTTCAACCTAGAAACATCACATGTATTACCAGCATTAATAAGAAAATTCTATTTAGGGAAACAATTAGAAGAAGAAAACTATGAAAAAATAAAAGAAAACATAAAAAAATATCCATTAGGATTTGGATTAGATAAAACAATAGATTTAGATAATAAAGAATCAATAATAAAAACATTAAAACAATTGGGAATAACAAAAGAAAGTATAACCTTATGGGGAACAGGAGAAGTATATAGAGAGTTTTTATATGTAGAAGACATGGCAGACGCATGTGTATATTTAATGGAAAAGATAGAAGCAGAAGAAATGAAAAAAATATCACCAGATTATTTCGTAAACATAGGAACAGGAAAAGATATAACAATAAAAGAATTGGCAGAGTTAATAAAAGAAACAGTAGGATACACTGGAAAAATAATCCACGACACAACAAAACCAGATGGAACACCAAGAAAGTTGCTTGATGTTTCAAAACTTCATGAATTAGGTTGGAAGCATAGTGTGGAATTAAGTGAAGGGATTGGGAGAGTTTTGGAAAAGATTGAGAGGAG
This is a stretch of genomic DNA from Marinitoga piezophila KA3. It encodes these proteins:
- a CDS encoding glycosyltransferase family 2 protein, coding for MKEKHKKKVLIFTDIRSKNKELDVIIPTYNSQKTIIRTLKSLDYTVIKNIIIIDDNSSDNTYEIIKSFFKNIKWKMVKKEKINAKKGVASSRNIGMNLASAKYVHFLDSDDWLENNMQKIMLKKIKETKSDIVFCGFKRISEKGKILWNYEESYSYFEGIKNGKDVVKDFLLSKIWLHTITTIYKKDLLIKNQISYPEEYKHGEDQFFEILALLNSEKVVSVSMTLANYYINQNSITRNVGIEIIDSVKIFWELKKYLDNIKQEDNKIIEILNIIENYKIPYLTVRAMIKLSPKNEEYYKALSFLYREELILKNISILDKTHKKRIVYFLYQLLKKHPKLFKLFFSLLISLFGEKIFYKYI
- a CDS encoding alpha-1,2-fucosyltransferase; the protein is MKKRATIKIFGGLGNQLFQYFFSKYLKNKYQFDIDYDFKWFLRKEFGNIKQNLLLKKLVNENFEDTQIYPLFNLRYLNRMSYPIKKFFNFFDFNYKYIFENDFEIKNIKSININKKVYFYGYWQKKEYVDSQKNIIKEIGKNLLRYAYNKNIYEEIIESNSIFIHIRRGDYLNKKNYRRFGNICTEDYYLQAIKFFLKNYYFSNLQFFIFSNDKEWSKNFIMQNFSKVQGKFKIIYGKDPLEDLALMSICKNSIIANSSFSWWGVKLNEKKEIVISPSKWINKNIKNIDLIYDSWLKINNKGEII
- the gmd gene encoding GDP-mannose 4,6-dehydratase, translated to MKTAIITGITGQDGSYLAEYLLEKGYEVHGFIRRSSSFNTKRIDHLYKDPHEKNTKLFLHYNDLTDSTNIIRLIQQIQPDEIYNLAAQSHVKVSFELPEYTANSDALGTLRILEAIHLLGLEKKVKFYQASTSELYGKVQEIPQNEKTPFYPRSPYAAAKLYAYWITVNYREAYNMFACNGILFNHESERRGETFVTRKITRAATRILVGNQKKLYLGNLSAKRDWGYAKDYVKGMWMILQQERPDDYVLATGETHEVREFCEKTFENLGIEIKWQGEGINEKGIIKKIDRNKTKEIIEKLKEKHPDLKEFEINTEHLKEGQEIIAVDPKYFRPTEVDILLGDPTKAKKQLDWKPETSFEELVKIMTEYDLGLAIKEKHRNEWIKE
- a CDS encoding GDP-L-fucose synthase family protein yields the protein MEKHAKIYVAGHRGLVGSAIMKKLKEKGYTNIITRTHKELDLTDQKATKEFFEKEKPEYVFLAAAKVGGILANDTYKADFIYQNIMIAANVIEASYKYGVKKLLNLGSSCIYPKYAKQPMKEEYLLTGELEPTNEPYAIAKISAIKMVRYFNEQYGTNFMSVMPTNLYGPNDNFNLETSHVLPALIRKFYLGKQLEEENYEKIKENIKKYPLGFGLDKTIDLDNKESIIKTLKQLGITKESITLWGTGEVYREFLYVEDMADACVYLMEKIEAEEMKKISPDYFVNIGTGKDITIKELAELIKETVGYTGKIIHDTTKPDGTPRKLLDVSKLHELGWKHSVELSEGIGRVLEKIERSNK